GACAGGAACGTAACCCTTAGGCGGATTGGTGACCAGCAGTGCCAACCCACTGACGAGCACGGCAAAGGCGACACCAAAGATCAGCATGGATTGCTGAAGACCATAGGCACCGAGCATATACTGGGCCAAAGGAGCGATGTACACCGATGCCAGACCGAACCCCGACACGACGATACCCGCGATCAAACCGGTCTTTGCCGGAGGAAACCACTTGAGCGCCGGTGGCGTGGCGGCCGAATAACCAAAACCGATGCCGGCACCCGCCATCACCCCAAAACCGAGGACCCAGGCCCAATAGGCGGTGGACTGAGAAACCAGCACGAAGCCTGAAGCGACCAGCAACCCACCGATCATGATGGTTAGGCGCGGGCCGAATTTGTCCTGGCACTTGCCGGCCAGAATCATGGAAAAGGCAAACACCAGACAACATACCGCGTAAGGATCGTTGATGGCGGCAGGATTCCAATTAAATGCACCAGCTCCGCCTTGTGCGACCGAATCGGCAATGGCGCCACGGAAAATACTCCAGGTGTAAAGAATGCCGAGTGCCAGGTTGATCCCGGTTCCGGCAAGAACAACGGTCCAGCCCTTGCGGTTGGAAGTTTGCGTTGCGTTCATGGCCTGTTCCTCCTTTTGGTTGTGCTGAATTAGTGAACTGCGAGTGGCAACGTATCGAACCTGAAAGGGAAGCGGCCAGCGTACCGAAAAATTGACCACCGGCTTGCCTCCACCCATAAAAACTTGCCCCTGCCCCCCGGCCCCTGTGGATCCCCTACCGTAGGCCGACCTTTGAAAAAAACTGCACTCCTGATACCGGTCACTGCAAAAAAGATCCTTCCTGCGCGCCTCGCCTGAAGGGACCGCTTTGCAGCGATCTTCTTGTACGGCAAAATAAGGACAAAGACTCGCGTTCATGATCAAATTCTCCCGGTGCGGTTCCGATTTGCCCTTCTTGCGTATACATACAGAGCAACGCGCGTACCAACCCCGGAGATTCTTAAAAAAATCGTTCTATTTCGTTTAATTTCAACGGCTTAGAAAGACCGATCCGTTGGGGGGAGATTCCTATCCAGAGAAGTCCATTTGCAAATGTGCGAATCAGCAGGCCGCAGCACAGCTGTGAAGAAAATCGCTGATCGCGACTGAGCGAGGCTGAAAGCCGCCTGGCGGGCCTTGTGCGGGGAGAGGGGCTACTTTAAAACAAGGTTTTGCAGGACTGCAAAGAAAGGATTTCTGCATTTTCGCAATTGTGCAAATTGCGCAAATCGCTGAGAGGTGACCAGCCTTGATACTTAACAAAAAACTATGGGGGCCGGCGCATGCTTCGCCGGCCCCCACTTTCAAAATGCTCGCGGGCCGCGGAGCGGTCCCGAATTCTGCTTATTCCCGTTATTTGCTCTTACCCTTGCCCTTGCCCTTGCCTTTGACTGCATATCCATCACTCAGGGTCTGCATAAAGGCGACGATGGCCGCCTCTTCATCGGCGGTCAGACCCAGATCGCCCAATTCGTCCTCGTTCATGTTCTCCCAGACCTCCGGAACGATCATACCGGCGGCAATCATGGCGTCGCGACTGTTGTAGAAGCTGACCACCTCTTCAAGACTCTTAAGAGAACCGTTGTGCATATAGGATTTGGCAAATCCGGGGCCGGGGCGCTTGTCGGCATTGCGCAGGGTCGGCACCTTGTGCTTGCCAAAGCTTTCGGCTACGGCAGTTTCTTTATCCAGACCCCACTCGTCAAACACACTTTGCGGCAGGGTTTCCAAGAAACCGGCCAATCCCGGATCGACCCAGGCCGCCCCTTCGGGATTGATGGGCATACCGTCGACATAGACGGTATCCATGCGGTAAAAGGGATTTTCAGGATTTTTCGGAACTCCGAGATTGTCATAGGTAAAATCGGTGAACAGGGGCGCCGGATGGCATGCGCTACAGCGACCCTTGCCGTTGAACAGTTGCAGGCCCCAGGCTTCCTGCTCGGTAAATTCAGCTTCTCCGGCCATCACATAGTCGAACTTCGAATTGAAGGGGCTCA
The DNA window shown above is from Geoalkalibacter ferrihydriticus DSM 17813 and carries:
- a CDS encoding cytochrome-c peroxidase, which encodes MKSFICKALALTVLGLLVGMPAAAELTPEEQFGKELYFDSSLSSPNNQSCAFCHEERSGFSGHIPGINKQGAVYPGAERQRFGNRRPPTASYAGDSPVFDYVYDMDEDEWLFAGGMFWDGRATGWVTGDPLADQAMGPYLNPVEQNLPSEEAACMIVEQSKYAYLYEVVYGEPLDCSAYDADGHLRAYKNFALAVAAFERSVEVSPFNSKFDYVMAGEAEFTEQEAWGLQLFNGKGRCSACHPAPLFTDFTYDNLGVPKNPENPFYRMDTVYVDGMPINPEGAAWVDPGLAGFLETLPQSVFDEWGLDKETAVAESFGKHKVPTLRNADKRPGPGFAKSYMHNGSLKSLEEVVSFYNSRDAMIAAGMIVPEVWENMNEDELGDLGLTADEEAAIVAFMQTLSDGYAVKGKGKGKGKSK